The window GGGCGATGCCGAAGTCCGTGAGGACGACCCGGTCGTAGCGGCCGAGCAGCACGTTGTCCGGTTTCACATCGCGGTGCAGGACGCCCGCCGCGTGCGCGGCCTCCAGCGCGCCGAGCACCTCCAGGCCGATCCGGGCGGCCTCGCGCGCGGACAGGGTGCCCTCCTGGAGGGCGTCGCCCAGCGACCGGCCCCGCACCAGCTCCATCACGATCCACGGCTGGTCGTCCACGACCGCCACATCGTGGACGTCGACCACCGCCGGGTGGTCGAGCCGGGCCGCTGCACGTGCCTCACGGCGCATCCGCTCGAAGGCGTTGGCACGTTCGCGTTCGGGAAGATGATCCGGGACGCGGGGCTCCTTGACGGCGACCTCCCGGTCCACCGTCTCGTCCTGGGCCCGCCACACCGTGCCCATGCCACCGTGCCCGAGCTTGGCGATCAGCCGGTAGCGCCCGGCGATGAGACGCCCGGCACCGGGATCCTCGGCCGTCTCCGTCGCCGCCGGCACCGCGCTCTCCGACTGGGGCGGCACGACCTGGGTGGGCGTCGCATAGGGGTTGCCAGGAACCGGCGCCGGCGCCGACGCAGGCGGACTGGGCGGTTGCAGAACAAAACTTGTCGGCTCGTCGGCCCCGGATCTGGATCCCCCGCTGCTGCTCATGAGGTCATCCATATCGCGCCAAGCGCTTACGTATCCACCAATGCCGCGAACCGGTCACAGACCCGTGACCCGGCCCGGGGCTTATCTCCCGTTTGTGCCGGTAGGGGAGCTGGCGGGAGTGGTCGTGGGGGCGGGGGCGCTCGGGGAGGAGGGCCGGGTCGTGGGCGTCCCGGGAGCCGAACTCGTCGGCGTGGGGCCTCCTCCCGGCTCACCGCCCTCGTCCATGAGCAGCGCCGCCGCGGACACCCCGGCCCCGGCCATCGCGGCGACCAGCAGCGCGGCCACGAGCACCCGCCGGGTGGGCTGCCGCATCAGCTGTTCGGCGAGCCGGCCCGGGGCGGGCATGCCCGCCGGCGGCGCGAACGGCTGCCGGCCCGCGCTGTCCTGAGGTGCCTTGCGCGACCGGCCGCGCGGCGCGTCCCGGACCGTCGGCACATACCCGGGCGGCGGCACCTCCGGCGTCCGGCCCGTCTCGCGAAAGGCCCGCAGCATCCGCTCCGCCCGGTCCGCGTCCAGCCGCCGGTCCGGATCGCGTTCGAGCAGGCCCTGTACGACGGGCAGGAGCGGCCCGGCCTGCGCGGGTGGCCGGATCTCGGCGGCGACGACCGCGTGCAGGATGCCGCCCAGGGAGTCGCGGCGGAACGGCGACTCGCCGCTGAGGGCCGCGCACAGCAGCGCGCCCAGCGACCACAGGTCGGACTCGGGCCCGGTCCTGGCCCCCGACATCCGCTCGGGCGCGGTGTACTCGGGCGAGCCGACGAAGGAGTTGTTCTCGGTGAGGGTGGGGGTTCCGGCGACCTGGGCGATGCCGAAGTCGGTCAGGAGGACGCGGTCGGTTCCGGTCTCCAGCAGCACGTTGTCCGGCTTGAGGTCGCGGTGCAGCACACCGGCCGCGTGCGCGGCGCTCAGCGCGCCGAGCAGGGCGATGCCGATGCGGGCCGCTTCGGAGGCGTCGACCGGGCCACGGTGGGCGAGCCGGTCGGCGAGCGAGCCGCCCTCGATCAGCTCCATGACGATGTACGGGCGTTCGTCGTCCTCGACGACGTCATGCACGACGATGATGTGCGGATGGCTGAGCTGGGCGACGGCCCGGGCCTCGCGCAGCGTACGGTCCCGCTGCCGACGCGCCTCCGCCGCGGAGAGCGTCTCGTCGTAGGGGAGCTCCTTGACGGCCACGCCCCGGCCGAGAAGCTGGTCGGTCGCCCGCCACACCACGCCCATGCCACCGCGCCCGAGTCTCTCCTCGAACCGGTAGCGGCCCGCGATGACACGCGTGTTGTGCCCCTCGGTCCCCATGCGGCAATCATGCCCCACCGGACGGACCGGCTCCGGGGCGGCGCTCGCGGGTGGCCGAAACAGACGGCCCGTGTCAGAAGGGCTCGGTGCGAACGGGCCCGCGCGTCAGGAGGTCTTCTCCTGCCAGCCCTGGAGCAGCGAGGTGAACTGCTTGCGCGCCTTCGCCCAGTCCGCCGCCGGCGAGGACATGTAGAGCGCGTACTCGGTGCCGTCGCGGGCGACGTACGTCTCCTCGATGGCGCGGCGCGGCCCGGGGAACGGGGTGTCCTTCGCGCGCGCGGTCCAGGTGTACTCCCACAGGGCGCCTTCGCGGTCGCGGTAGACGTTCCGCTCCAGGGTGACCCGCTTGTAGTCGTAGAGCCGCTGGAGCTGCTGCTCCAGATCGAGCTGGTGTGCGTACGGGTCGGCGAAGTCCGGGGAGGTGTCGATGGCGATCCGGACGAAGTGCCGTCCGCCGTCGGGCGTGTAGTCGATCTGCTTGAGCTCGCCCTGCTCGCTGAAGGGCTTGCGCTTCCAGCCCTTGGGCAGGGAGAGGCTGAAACCCGCGGGGTCGTCGTGGCGGACCCAGCTGTCGGGAACCGATCCGCCGGGCTGCTGGGTGTTCGTGGGATCCGCGGAGGCGGA of the Streptomyces koelreuteriae genome contains:
- a CDS encoding serine/threonine-protein kinase, with product MGTEGHNTRVIAGRYRFEERLGRGGMGVVWRATDQLLGRGVAVKELPYDETLSAAEARRQRDRTLREARAVAQLSHPHIIVVHDVVEDDERPYIVMELIEGGSLADRLAHRGPVDASEAARIGIALLGALSAAHAAGVLHRDLKPDNVLLETGTDRVLLTDFGIAQVAGTPTLTENNSFVGSPEYTAPERMSGARTGPESDLWSLGALLCAALSGESPFRRDSLGGILHAVVAAEIRPPAQAGPLLPVVQGLLERDPDRRLDADRAERMLRAFRETGRTPEVPPPGYVPTVRDAPRGRSRKAPQDSAGRQPFAPPAGMPAPGRLAEQLMRQPTRRVLVAALLVAAMAGAGVSAAALLMDEGGEPGGGPTPTSSAPGTPTTRPSSPSAPAPTTTPASSPTGTNGR